The following are from one region of the Salvia hispanica cultivar TCC Black 2014 chromosome 1, UniMelb_Shisp_WGS_1.0, whole genome shotgun sequence genome:
- the LOC125201976 gene encoding UDP-glucuronate 4-epimerase 3-like — translation MKHIESPSTPGKFKMEKPPYNRLRLQSSIAKLAFWSLVFIGMMFVFFYRSPSSSNPAPSDRSRRSLTSSYAGPSFEKRVRQSAKPRSKHGMSVLVTGAAGFVGTHVSAALKRRGDGVLGLDNFNSYYDPSLKRARQAMLERSGVYIVEGDINDGALLAKLFDIVPFTHVMHLAAQAGVRFAMKNPNSYVHSNIAGLVSMLEFCKNANPQPAIVWASSSSVYGLNTKVPFSERDRTDQPASLYAATKKAGEEIAHTYNHIYGLSLTALRFFTVYGPWGRPDMAYFFFTKDILKGKSIPIFEATNHGTVARDFTYIDDIVKGCLAALDTAEKSTGSGGKKKGKAQLRVYNLGNTSPVPVGDLVSILEKLLKVKAKRLVMKLPRNGDVPFTHANISLAETELGYKPTTDLRTGLKKFVQWYLSYYVDGKKSSH, via the coding sequence ATGAAGCACATTGAGAGCCCATCAACCCCTGGGAAATTCAAGATGGAGAAGCCTCCTTACAATCGGCTGCGGCTGCAATCTTCAATAGCTAAGCTTGCTTTTTGGTCTTTAGTATTTATTGGGATGATGTTCGTATTCTTTTATAGATCACCGTCTTCATCGAACCCCGCCCCCTCAGATCGTTCTAGAAGGTCCCTTACTAGCTCATATGCAGGCCCTAGTTTCGAGAAAAGGGTTAGACAGTCTGCTAAACCTAGGTCGAAACATGGTATGTCTGTGTTGGTCACAGGGGCTGCTGGTTTTGTAGGCACTCACGTCTCGGCCGCCCTTAAGAGGCGAGGCGATGGCGTTTTGGGGCTTGATAATTTCAATAGTTATTATGATCCTTCGCTTAAGAGGGCGAGGCAGGCGATGCTGGAGCGCAGTGGGGTGTACATTGTGGAGGGGGATATCAATGATGGTGCATTGTTAGCTAAGCTGTTCGATATCGTGCCATTTACTCATGTTATGCATCTGGCAGCGCAGGCTGGCGTGCGTTTTGCCATGAAGAATCCTAACTCGTATGTGCACAGTAACATTGCTGGCCTTGTTAGTATGCTCGAGTTTTGCAAGAATGCGAATCCTCAGCCTGCTATAGTTTGGGCATCGAGTAGTTCGGTGTATGGACTGAACACAAAGGTGCCCTTTTCCGAGAGGGATAGGACTGATCAGCCTGCTAGTTTGTATGCAGCTACTAAGAAGGCCGGTGAGGAGATTGCACACACGTATAACCACATATATGGGCTTTCGCTGACAGCGTTGAGGTTTTTCACGGTTTATGGGCCTTGGGGCAGGCCGGACATGGCTTACTTCTTCTTTACCAAGGATATCTTGAAAGGGAAGTCTATTCCGATCTTCGAGGCGACTAATCATGGCACTGTGGCGAGGGATTTCACCTACATTGACGATATAGTGAAGGGGTGTTTAGCTGCTCTGGATACCGCAGAGAAGAGTACTGGAAGTGGTGGCAAGAAGAAGGGGAAAGCTCAATTGCGCGTTTATAATTTGGGGAACACGTCTCCTGTGCCTGTGGGGGATCTTGTGAGCATTTTGGAGAAGTTGCTTAAGGTGAAGGCAAAGAGGCTGGTCATGAAGTTGCCAAGGAATGGTGATGTGCCGTTTACACATGCTAACATAAGCTTGGCTGAGACGGAGCTTGGCTATAAGCCTACAACGGATCTGCGTACtggattgaagaagtttgttCAATGGTATCTTAGTTACTATGTAGATGGCAAGAAGAGCTCACATTGA